One genomic segment of Synchiropus splendidus isolate RoL2022-P1 chromosome 16, RoL_Sspl_1.0, whole genome shotgun sequence includes these proteins:
- the txlnbb gene encoding taxilin beta b, which produces MEPCPEKVLASTAPPIDLTEDLAQQLEDIISTYQAAETPADPEDSGEVTAVKPSDSRRDQKHEKKMLKSLGKEAMLLMQSLSKLDTPEQKLEAIIKKHAELLEEHRNDQKQMKLLQKKLLQVIKEKDQLQSEHSRAVLARSKLEGLCRELQRHNKTLKEETLQRCREDDLKRKEITTHFQGTLSEIQAQIEEHSTRNTKLCQENSSLAEKLKGLITQYDQREANLEKVFKHRDLKEKLLETKLQQATLMLKEAQDKHKLEKELLLKQTAESKVQMKMLKEQEVDMRAQLDMYSKKFDEFQGSVSKSNSVYSGFKQDMDKMTKKMKKLEKECQSWKSRFDGCNKNLIEMVTDRALKEKEFELVTVKNQKLESLCRALQEERKSLLGREHQEEGPDKSPEEVPSPATPAAETPLTQELAKLKSEQELLKEIATSFKISHMVPTEAERSEGPSQGDPTEQVDGGEELQAQRDLEMESVD; this is translated from the exons ATGGAACCCTGTCCGGAGAAGGTCCTGGCATCCACTGCTCCACCTATCGATCTGACCGAGGACCTGGCTCAGCAGCTGGAGGACATCATCAGCACCTATCAGGCGGCCGAGACGCCAGCCGACCCAGAGGACAGCGGCGAGGTCACGGCGGTCAAACCGTCGGACTCTCGGCGGGATCAGAAGCacgagaagaagatgttgaaaaGCCTGG GGAAGGAAGCCATGCTGCTTATGCAAAGTTTGAGCAAACTCGACACTCCGGAGCAGAAACTGGAAGCCATCATCAAGAAGCACGCCGAGCTG TTGGAGGAGCACCGGAACGACCAGAAACAGATGAAGCTCCTGCAGAAGAAACTTCTCCAGGTCATCAAGGAGAAGGACCAGCTCCAGAGCGAGCACAGCCGGGCGGTTCTGGCCCGCAGCAAGCTGGAGGGGCTCTGTCGCGAGCTGCAGAGGCACAACAAGACCCTCAAG GAGGAGACGCTGCAGCGCTGCAGAGAGGACGACCTGAAGAGGAAGGAGATCACCACCCACTTCCAGGGCACACTCAGCGAGATCCAGGCGCAGATCGAGGAGCACAGCACGCGCAACACCAAGCTGTGTCAGGAGAACAGCTCGCTGGCCGAGAAGCTCAAGGGCCTCATCACCCAGTATGACCAACGGGAGGCG AATCTGGAGAAGGTCTTCAAGCACAGAGACctgaaggagaagctgctggagacCAAACTGCAGCAGGCCACCCTGATGCTGAAGGAGGCCCAGGACAAGCACAAGCTTGAGAAAGAGCTG CTGCTGAAGCAGACGGCCGAGTCCAAGGtacagatgaagatgttgaaggagcaggaggtggacatGAGGGCCCAG CTCGACATGTACTCCAAGAAATTCGATGAGTTCCAGGGCAGCGTTTCCAAGAGCAACAGCGTCTACAGCGGCTTCAAACAGGACATGGACAAA atgacaaagaaaatgaagaagctggagaaggagtgTCAATCCTGGAAGAGCCGCTTTGATGGCTGCAACAAGAACCTCATTGAAATGGTGACAGAT AGAGCTCTAAAGGAGAAGGAGTTTGAGCTTGTCACCGTGAAAAATCAGAAGCTAGAGAGCCTGTGCAGagctctgcaggaggagaggaagagtctGCTGGGGAGAGAGCACCAGGAGGAGGGGCCAGACAAGAGCCCCGAGGAGGTCCCCTCACCTGCGACCCCAGCAGCAGAGACCCCGCTGACCCAGGAGCTAGCCAAGCTGAAGAGCGAGCAGGAGCTTCTGAAGGAGATCGCCACCTCCTTTAAGATCTCTCACATGGTCCCCACAGAGGCCGAGCGATCAGAGGGACCCTCGCAGGGGGACCCCACAGAGCAGGTCGACGGGGGAGAAGAACTCCAGGCACAGAGAGATTTAGAAATGGAGTCTGTCGATTAA
- the LOC128747060 gene encoding galectin-8-like, which yields MSVANTKHSVLFPAVPYTGPIPGGLHPGEMVIIQGTVPEDADSTKPSSDVALRISPRFHDSPAVVCRSLLQEIWSEDQELHQLPYKAGAPFETVILVHKDAFKVAVNGAHLLEYQHRIPLHKINTFSISGKVKIHAIGFIPNSAIFTESGDLDVPYKGSILAGLSPGQNIAIKGRISTYPHSFTVNLCNSRTGNVALHLNPRMKSAVFIRNSYLSGSWGQEERELPFFPFSPGGYFELLVLCQPHRFKLAVNGSHLFDFRHRVQDLSSIDQLEIMGDLELADIKLW from the exons ATGTCTGTGGCGAACACCAAACACAGCGTCCTGTTCCCG gcGGTGCCGTACACGGGGCCCATACCTGGAGGCCTGCACCCGGGGGAGATGGTCATCATCCAGGGCACGGTACCCGAGGATGCTGACAG CACAAAGCCGTCCTCAGACGTGGCCCTGCGCATCAGCCCTCGCTTCCACGACTCGCCGGCTGTGGTGTGCCGCTCGCTTCTGCAGGAGATCTGGAGCGAGGACCAGGAGCTGCACCAGCTGCCTTACAAAGCTGGCGCGCCCTTCGAGACCGTCATCCTGGTGCACAAAGATGCCTTCAAG GTCGCGGTGAACGGCGCTCACCTGCTGGAGTATCAGCACCGAATCCCGCTCCACAAGATCAACACTTTCTCCATTTCTGGGAAAGTCAAAATCCACGCCATTGGCTTCATCCCAAACTCG GCTATTTTCACAGAGTCAGGTGACCTG GACGTCCCGTACAAAGGCAGCATCCTCGCCGGCCTGAGCCCTGGTCAGAACATTGCCATCAAAGGTCGAATCAGCACGTACCCGCACAG TTTCACGGTGAACCTGTGCAACAGCAGGACGGGGAACGTGGCGCTGCACCTGAACCCTCGCATGAAGTCGGCCGTGTTCATCAGGAACTCCTACCTGTCGGGGTCGTGGGGTCAGGAGGAGCGGGAGCTGCCCTTCTTCCCCTTCTCTCCTGGCGGATACTTTGAG CTCCTGGTCCTCTGTCAGCCGCATCGGTTCAAGCTGGCCGTCAACGGCTCGCACCTCTTCGACTTCCGACACCGAGTCCAGGACCTGAGCAGCATCGACCAGCTGGAGATCATGGGGGACCTGGAGCTGGCTGACATCAAACTCTGGTGA
- the dusp23b gene encoding dual specificity protein phosphatase 23b, with product MASTPPNNFSWVDDGKVAGLALPRMTSEYQYLLDRGIKHLVCLCERKPPYYDTCPQLQLHHIKITDFTPPSPDQIDRFLAIVDEANAKGEGVAVHCMHGHGRTGTMLACYLVKTRKLSGIDAINEIRRLRSGSIETRDQEKAVVQFYQRTK from the exons ATGGCCTCCACTCCTCCAAACAACTTCTCCTGGGTGGATGACGGGAAGGTGGCGGGGCTGGCTCTCCCGAGGATGACCTCGGAGTACCAGTATCTGCTGGACCGTGGCATCAAACATCTGGTGTGCCTGTGCGAGAGGAAGCCCCCCTACTACGACACCTGCCCGCAGCTGCAACTGCATCACATCAAAATAACCGACTTCACTCCTCCTTCCCCCGATCAGATCGACCGCTTCCTGGCCATCGTGGATGAGGCCAATGCCAAGGGCGAG GGCGTGGCGGTTCACTGCATGCACGGCCATGGAAGGACAGGCACCATGTTGGCCTGCTACCTGGTGAAGACCAGGAAGCTGTCAGGGATCGACGCCATCAACGAGATCCGGAGACTGCGCAGCGGCTCCATCGAGACCCGCGATCAAGAGAAGGCAGTGGTCCAGTTCTATCAACGCACCAAGTAG
- the LOC128747139 gene encoding afadin has product MPEEAEREKLTRVIRLWNHNRLDLFEISCPDQDLVFHGVMRFYLEDGGGNVATKCVRFSSRSSTREVIQTLAEKFRPDMKMLSASYSLFELHQNTERKLELEEKPLVVQLNWNSDNREGRFVMKKDQDTEKVSQEKVSIFQNFKRTLSKKEKKDKKKSSEEEKESWSRVTSHQDGESARTGASHHCWGDTQENPVSSDQPELPLQIGFSENSEEAFLSAVINYTNSSTVHFKLAPAYVLYAAGRQALSRASAGPGVTSLVDKMAAMMGRVIQRQQSMAGALAFWLANTSELLNFLKHDTHLSRWTQQSQLDLSRSVHKAYRGLIHCLQNELGKHLPTFLVDPEQHGALPAGIELVLNTLMNGMSLLRRCRVNPALTIQLFSQLFHFISAWLFNHLMRSEVETLGLRSHYWGAALRQRLTAIEAWAERQGLELAADCHLGLIVQATTLLTMNKYSVEDVKDAQRSCFRLNSLQLHALLAGYSYASREPLIPPDVIALVASAAETSADHLIRSEGRAVQLEESLDLHLPFLLPEGGYSCDTIRGIPAGLREFLWPISQRGLCSLASRPGSVGDWTVFFTDPSCSPETPSSPAREPEVVTITLRKPLNSSMGVSIVAAKAAGHEKLGIYIKSIVRGGPAEMNGGLAAGDQLISVDGQSLVDVSQERAAAILMQSGSMVTLRVAKSGASFYGLVDLLRESNPARTAASSHLQRSSETPRQQLMLRDRQFYRSNPNMLSSPTEDEDPATDPCLRRTAAVSTVNLCTNTAPREFFTLPTLKTQDKHTSEHRRSLRAFQVCLEEVSSNKKTTFMRQALSQENLCVDMGRPLLDKDQSTRQEHRRRPSTGSFSHLPMRSSASTHDLLSAGSSPSKGQASTRAGVWRAPFSQQHTPTPSIQPIRIDIPVTRAEILQPNPALTTFRQTSVKPSLKDSSTKLLPPPPLRGQAKPQVSIPPTKHVSFQEPTTPPRPDPVKRKEVCDPWRREAQEQLLKQQRLQAVELLQKEVETLQAKDKRSAEETERLRKLNLEWQFQKRVKEIQQREGEEEEEEDEDVDMRAMIQQLEKQAMQNQNCQEVKAESASSHSRVQGKETAQKLDAPGLDSMTPPDGSHKASAPERLPFKERQRLFSLATSA; this is encoded by the exons ATGCCTGAAGAAGCAGAGCGAGAGAAGCTGACCCGAGTCATCCGCCTGTGGAACCACAACAGACTGGACCTGTTTGAGATCAGCTGCCCGGACCAG GACCTGGTGTTCCATGGCGTGATGCGCTTCTACTTGGAGGACGGCGGAGGAAACGTGGCCACCAAGTGCGTGCGCTTCAGCAGCAGGTCGTCCACCCGGGAAGTAATCCAGACTCTGGCGGAGAAATTCCGGCCGgacatgaagatgctgagcgCGTCCTACTCCCTGTTCGAGCTCCACCAAAACACAG AGCGcaagctggagctggaggagaagcctCTGGTGGTGCAGCTGAACTGGAACTCGGACAACAGAGAAGGACGCTTTGTGATGAAGAAAGATCAGGACACTGAGAAG GTGAGTCAGGAGAAGGTCAGCATCTTCCAGAACTTCAAGAGGACTCTgtcaaagaaagagaagaaggataagaagaaaagcagtgaagaagagaaagaaagctG GTCACGAGTCACGAGTCACCAGGACGGAGAGTCAGCGAGGACTGGAGCATCTCACCACTGTTGGGGTGACACACAGGAGAACCCTGTTTCCTCAGACCAACCTGAACTGCCTCTCCAGATCGGGTTCAGTGAGAACT CAGAGGAAGCCTTCCTGTCTGCAGTCATCAACTACACCAACAGCTCCACGGTCCACTTCAAACTGGCTCCTGCCTACGTCCTCTACGCTGCCGGACGCCAGGCTCTGAGCCGAGCCTCCGCCGGCCCCGGAGTGACGTCACTCGTGGACAAGATGGCTGCCATGATGGGGAGAGTGATTCAG AGGCAGCAGTCGATGGCAGGAGCTCTGGCCTTCTGGTTGGCCAACACGTCTGAGCTGCTCAACTTCCTGAAGCACGACACTCACCTGAGCAGGTGGACTCAGCAGAGTCAGTTGGATCTGTCACGCTCTGTGCACAAAGCCTACAG AGGGCTGATCCACTGTCTGCAGAATGAGCTTGGAAAGCACCTCCCAACCTTCCTGGTGGACCCTGAGCAGCATGGTGCTCTGCCAGCTGGCATCG AGCTGGTCCTGAACACCCTGATGAACGGCATGTCTCTGCTGCGCCGCTGCCGGGTCAACCCTGCCCTCACCATCCAGCTCTTCTCCCAGCTCTTCCACTTCATCAGCGCCTGGCTCTTCAACcacctcatgaggtcagaggtcgagaCGCTGGGCCTGCGCTCGCACTATTGGGGGGCAGCCTTGCGCCAGAGGCTGACCGCCATCGAGGCCTGGGCCGAGAGGCAGGGTCTGGAACTGGCAGCAGACTGTCACCTGGGACTCATCGTCCAG GCAACCACGCTGCTGACGATGAACAAGTACTCCGTGGAAGACGTGAAGGACGCCCAGAGAAGCTGCTTCAGGCTCAACTCCCTGCAGCTGCACGCGTTGCTGGCTGGATACTCGTACGCCAGCCGCGAGCCTCTCATCCCCCCT GATGTGATCGCCTTGGTGGCTTCGGCCGCAGAGACGTCTGCTGATCACCTGATCCGCAGTGAAGGACGGGccgtccagctggaggagagtCTCGACCTTCACCTGCCCTTCCTGCTGCCGGAGGGGGGCTACTCCTGTGACACCATCCGAGGGATCCCAGCCGGCCTGAGAGAGTTCCTGTGGCCCATCAGTCAGAGAG GTCTCTGCTCTCTCGCATCCCGACCTGGCTCTGTAGGAGACTGGACCGTGTTCTTCACTGACCCCTCCTGCTCTCCAGAGACTCCATCG TCACCAGCAAGAGAACCGGAGGTGGTGACCATCACACTCAGGAAGCCTCTCAACAGCAGCATGGGAGTGAGCATCGTGGCGGCCAAG GCAGCTGGACACGAGAAGCTCGGCATCTACATCAAATCCATCGTGAGAGGAGGACCAGCGGAGATG AATGGAGGGTTGGCAGCTGGAGATCAGCTGATCAGCGTGGATGGTCAGAGCCTGGTGGATGTGAGCCAGGAGAG AGCTGCGGCCATCTTGATGCAGAGTGGCTCCATGGTGACTCTGCGAGTCGCTAAATCTGGAGCCAGTTTTTACGGTCTGGTGGATCTACTGAGAGAATCCAACCCAGCAAGGACTGCAG CATCCAGCCACCTCCAGAGAAGCAGCGAGACACCCAGACAGCAgctgatgctgagagaccggcAGTTCTACCGCTCCAACCCCAACATGCTCA GTTCACCCACGGAGGACGAGGACCCCGCAACTGACCCCTGTCTGAGGAGGACTGCTGCTGTCTCCACTGTCAACCTGTGCACCAAT ACGGCGCCACGAGAATTCTTCACTCTGCCGACCCTCAAGACTCAGGACAAGCACACCTCTGAGCACAGGAGGTCACTGCGGGCGTTTCAGGTTTGCTTGGAAGAAGTGAGCAGCAACAAGAAGACGACGTTCATG CGCCAGGCTCTGTCCCAGGAGAACCTGTGCGTGGATATGGGGCGCCCACTGCTGGACAAAGACCAGAGTACAAGGCAGGAGCACAGAAGACGCCCGTCCACAGGCAGCTTTTCTCACCTCCCAATGCGCTCCAGCGCTTCCACCCATGACCTTCTGTCGGCCGGCTCCTCTCCCTCCAAGGGCCAGGCCAGCACCCGAGCCGGGGTCTGGAGAGCCCCCTTCTCACAGCAGCACACACCCACTCCCTCCATCCAGCCCATTCGCATCGACATCCCGGTGACCCGGGCTGAGATCCTCCAGCCCAACCCAGCCCTCACCACCTTCAGGCAGACATCCGTGAAGCCCAGCCTGAAGGACTCCTCCACCAAGTTGCTGCCTCCACCTCCACTCAGAGGCCAAGCTAAACCACAGGTGAGCATCCCCCCGACCAAACACGTCTCCTTCCAAGAGCCGACGACCCCACCGAGGCCAGATCCTGTGAAGCGTAAAGAGGTGTGTGATCCGTGGAGGAGGGAGgcccaggagcagctgctgaagcagcagaggCTTCAGgcggtggagctgctgcagaaggaggTGGAGACGCTCCAGGCTAAAGACAAGCGCTCAGCTGAGGAGACCGAGCGACTTCGCAAGCTCAACTTGGAGTGGCAGTTCCAGAAGAGGGTGAAGGAGATACAGCagagggagggtgaggaggaggaggaggaggatgaagatgtggaCATGAGGGCCATGATTCAGCAGCTGGAGAAACAAGCCATGCAG AACCAGAACTGTCAGGAAGTCAAGGCTGAGTCGGCCTCTTCTCACTCCCGGGTCCAGGGAAAAGAAACAG CTCAGAAACTGGACGCACCCGGTCTGGACAGCAT GACTCCACCGGACGGAAGCCACAAGGCATCGGCTCCGGAGAGGCTCCCGTTCAAGGAGCGCCAGCGCCTCTTTTCTCTGGCTACCAGTGCTTGA